TTTCCCCAAGTCCGTCTGCACATCCGTCAACGAGACCATCTGCCACGGTATCCCCGATCAACGGCCGCTAGAAGATGGCGACATTATCAATATCGACGTGACGCTTTATCACAAGGGCTTCCACGGTGACATCAACGAGACCTACTACGTTGGTGACAAGGCTCTGGCCAATCCCGAGGCTGTGCGCGTGGTTGAGACCGCTCGGGAGTGTCTGGAAAAGTCAATCGAACTCGTCAAGCCTGGAATGCTGTTCCGCGACCCCGGCAATGTGATTGAAAAGCACGCCAAATCACGAGACTGCAGTGTTGTCAAGTCCTACTGCGGCCACGGCATCAATCAACTCTTCCACTGTGCTCCTAATGTCCCCCATTATGCCAAGAACAAGGCGGTTGGCACGGCCAAGCCTGGCATGTGCTTCACCATTGAGCCCATGATTAACATCGGTACCCACCGGGACCGCACCTGGCCAGACGACTGGACCAGCACCACTGCTGATGGCTCTCTGTCTGCTCAGTTCGAGCACACGATGTTGGTGACAGAAGATGGTGTGGAGGTCCTCACGGCCCGGTTGCCGGACTCGCCAGGTGGTCCAGTTCCGATGCCATCGGTGGAAAATGGCAATTAAACCAGATGTGTTGCACATACTGTCATCTCGTTTCCATGCTCAGATAAGCAGTGCTCATTTATGAGAGAAATGTCATACCACCCCCTACATCTTAGGCTTGCCTTTGAATCATTCGTTTTTAAGATCCCAGCTATAGCCACAATCCGGAGCATGTTGCTAGCTGGCACTTTTTTTGCGGCTTGAAGACGAACAACTGCAATGTTGATGTCTCTCAGGGCAAATGTTCATGCCGCTTCTTCACTAGCAAACTCTAAGAAGAGCGGATGGTCCCACAAGGTCTACCTTACCTCCACGGGTGCCGGGCACCACCAACTGTGAACGTGGGGCAATTAAAGGTCG
The nucleotide sequence above comes from Penicillium oxalicum strain HP7-1 chromosome II, whole genome shotgun sequence. Encoded proteins:
- a CDS encoding Methionine aminopeptidase 1, with the translated sequence MAAVATRKCNGVDCPNDAGTLQCPTCLKMGTDSFFCSQDCFKRSWSEHKNIHKKSNILTNLFPPKVVSEPDPATGHFNPFPSFQYSGSLRPVYPLSPKRTVPQSIPHPDYAKGGIPISEQKLWGQHKIKILNKEEQEGMRVVCRLAREVLDIAARALKPGVTTDYIDEIVHKACVERDSYPSPLNYMHFPKSVCTSVNETICHGIPDQRPLEDGDIINIDVTLYHKGFHGDINETYYVGDKALANPEAVRVVETARECLEKSIELVKPGMLFRDPGNVIEKHAKSRDCSVVKSYCGHGINQLFHCAPNVPHYAKNKAVGTAKPGMCFTIEPMINIGTHRDRTWPDDWTSTTADGSLSAQFEHTMLVTEDGVEVLTARLPDSPGGPVPMPSVENGN